GCATATGATGGGGAAGATGCATTAGAAAAATTCATGAAAGAAATGCCAGATATAGTCATACTAGATATTATGCTTCCTAAAATTGATGGGTATGATGTGTGCAGAGAAATAAAGAAAGTAAGTGAAGTACCTATTATAATGCTTACAGCAAAGGGAGAAACCTTTGATAAAGTACTAGGTCTTAGACTTGGCGCCGATGACTATATGGTAAAACCTTTCGAGCCTGAGGAGTTGATTGCAAGGATAAGAGCTGTTCTTAGGAGAGTTAATCCTAAGGAATATAATAGTAGAGACAAAGTCATATTGCCTTCATTAATGGTAGATATGGATGAATTCAGTATAAAAGTAAATGATCAGATCATGAGCCTACCAAAAAAAGAAATGGAACTTATATACTTTTTAGTTTCAAATCCTAACAAATTATTTACCAGAGATCAGCTTATAGAGCAAATATGGGGATATGATTTTGTAGGTGAAACAAGAACTGTTGATGTTCACATAAAAAGATTAAGAGAAAAGCTTAAAGGAGTTGAGGACAAATATGAGATAAAAACAGTGTGGGGAGTGGGCTATAAATTTGAGGTGAAAAAAGGTGTTTAATACAGTATTTAAAAAGCTAGTATCAGTATATTTTATTGTAATATTAGTGATATTTGCTGTATTGGGAGCATCAATGATAAAAATGTTCGAAAATTATTATTTTGAAAAAAGAAGTGAAGTCTTAATTGCCGAGGGACAAAAACTTAATTCAACAGTAATAAAATACCTTAATCGTCAGGTTACTTATGAAAGACTTGAGCTTGAAATGGAATCCATAGAAAGATTTTTAAACACAAAGGTATGGGTCGTAGATAAAATGGGATATGTATATGG
This genomic stretch from Proteiniborus sp. DW1 harbors:
- a CDS encoding response regulator transcription factor; this translates as MSGDFYKVLVVDDDIEICNMIEMFLLRERFQVVKAYDGEDALEKFMKEMPDIVILDIMLPKIDGYDVCREIKKVSEVPIIMLTAKGETFDKVLGLRLGADDYMVKPFEPEELIARIRAVLRRVNPKEYNSRDKVILPSLMVDMDEFSIKVNDQIMSLPKKEMELIYFLVSNPNKLFTRDQLIEQIWGYDFVGETRTVDVHIKRLREKLKGVEDKYEIKTVWGVGYKFEVKKGV